One window from the genome of Mauremys mutica isolate MM-2020 ecotype Southern chromosome 4, ASM2049712v1, whole genome shotgun sequence encodes:
- the GPR137C gene encoding integral membrane protein GPR137C: MSGTVSAPPAGAMPAIPYPVQLGLTVLHTALCAALFLFAYLQLWLLLCYGEKRLSYRPLGLFLGLLWAALRTVLFSCYLQNSLRAAPLQRQPFPHWLLFCSPGCLLFASLCLLNLYFAEVIFKVKCAAEFNKYKVLLYLGSIFTSLLFLVVNLTCAMLIHGDVPESRLRWTVFVRALINDSLFILCAISLACCMCKLAKMSSANVYLESKGTSVCQALLVGSVVVLLYSSRACYNLVAVAISPENVPSPFNYGWDNLSDKMHAEEVSGEEYVVFGVVLFLWELVPTSFVVLFFRAQRLTQNLTPAGMVNSHSYSSRAYFFDNPRRYDSDDDLPRLGAREGGSLATPPCSGWYGTLTGSDSCAVIPYLSGPKPDTAPLLFTCSDLEANNHHSLYSTPQN; encoded by the exons atgagCGGGACCGTCTCTGCCCCCCCCGCCGGGGCCATGCCCGCCATCCCCTACCCCGTGCAGCTGGGGCTGACGGTGCTGCACACCGCCCTGTGCGCCGCCCTCTTCCTCTTCGCCTACCtgcagctctggctgctgctctgctACGGGGAGAAGCGGCTGAGCTACCGCCCGCTCGGCCTCTTCCTCGGCCTGCTGTGGGCAGCGCTCCGCACCGTGCTCTTCTCCTGCTACCTGCAGAACTCCCTGCGGGCCGCCCCGCTGCAGCGCCAGCCCTTCCCGCACTGGCTGCTCTTCTGCTCGCCGGGCTGCCTgctcttcgccagcctctgcctcCTCAACCTCTACTTCGCCGAG GTTATATTCAAAGTCAAATGTGCAGCAGAATTCAATAAGTACAA gGTCCTGTTGTATCTGGGCTCCATATTTACAAGCCTTCTCTTTCTTGTTGTGAATTTAACTTGTGCAATGCTTATCCATGGAGATGTCCCAGAGAGTCGGCTGAGATGGACAGTATTTGTTCGGGCACTAATCAACGACAGTCTCTTCATTCTTTGTGCCATTTCATTAGCTTGTTGTATGTGCAAACTTGCAAAAATGTCATCGGCAAACGTCTACCTCGAGTCAAAG GGCACATCTGTCTGCCAGGCTCTCCTTGTCGGTTCAGTAGTTGTTCTTCTGTACTCTTCAAGGGCTTGCTATAACCTAGTAGCAGTGGCTATATCTCCGGAGAATGTTCCTAGTCCATTTAATTATGGCTGGGACAACCTTTCAGATAAg ATGCACGCAGAAGAAGTCAGTGGTGAAGAATATGTGGTGTTTGGAGTAGTCCTCTTCCTCTGGGAGCTTGTGCCAACCAGTTTTGTGGTGCTGTTCTTCCGGGCCCAGAGGTTAACTCAGAACTTG ACACCAGCTGGCATGGTGAACAGTCATAGTTATAGCTCCAGAGCGTACTTCTTTGACAATCCAAGGCGATACGACAGTGACGATGATTTGCCAAGACTTGGTGCGAGAGAAGGAGGAAG CTTGGCTACCCCTCCATGCTCCGGCTGGTATGGCACTCTGACTGGGAGCGATAGCTGTGCGGTTATTCCCTATCTGAGTGGACCTAAGCCGGACACCGCCCCGCTGCTCTTCACGTGTAGTGATTTGGAAGCTAACAATCACCACAGCTTATACTCCACGCCACAGAACTGA